TACATGCCACAATTTCAATATTTCTACAAGCCAGCGGGCTCTGATTTTACTCTGGAAGTGACAGAGAGTAGGATTCAAGAAAACTTGGTCTGTATAGCAATGCAAGGAAAAGGCAGGAGTTTTTGTAGGTAATTTTTAGGCAGGATTCAGGGTTTACTGAAATAGGTTTCCCTACAAGCTGTCTGAATATAAACTGCCCCTATTTCTCTTTTCCTGCTAATACTGCCTAGGATTTTGACTAAGCCAGCCCACGACCCCTCACAAATGAGACTGGGCACTGACACGCAATACATTTATACTTGCTCCATCATGCTATTGTAAATTCATATTGTCATATCCTCCACATTAAATCCCAACCATGCCATTAATATGTTGATTGGCCATGTACTTGCAGGGGTTCAGACCACTGCACTGAAACTCAATCTTCTGCATTATAAACTTAATTTAATTGGGTGGTACATTCATCTAAACAGGAAGCATaaaaggggttgggggctggTGTGGAGGATAGAGCAGTTTGAATCTAGCTTGACATATTGTCAAGGGGAGTGAGTCCCCACTATCTGCCTTACTCTAAAAGCACTGGAAAGTATCCGCAGAAGAAATAAGTAAAGACAGTGTATATTAAAACAGTGTTATACTTGGGGAGGGAGAGTGTCACTACACAGGGAAATTTCCTTGAAATCTGCCTCAATATGTCTCCTGTTCTCCCCTATTCAGAGTTATACAGAGCGAGTTTCCATGATCCTCATTCTACCCAAATGGCAGCTTCCCAGTTCTTTAATAGAATTTTGGGTTTCTTTTTATATTAAACAcgtcttttaaaacaaaatgaaattattcTGGATTCCCAAAGGGGAAACAATCTGGAGTTTTCCTTTAGAGTGTGTGAGGATTAGCAGAAAtttgagattaaaaaataaaaggcaatCTTTCTTTCTTGACTgtgataattttattttaaatgtgactTTATAACATTCAAAACTATCAGACTTCCAAGAATGGGGCTATTATGAGAGAACTGGCTGACCCCAATTTAATCTTTTGCAGACTTTCCATTATTCAACGTATGAAACAACCAATGTGGTTTTCAGTTGTCTTAATTTTCAATATCAGAATAgtaggttttgggtttttttcagcaTCCGTTATTTCAGACCCCACCCAAACTACACTAGGAAATTGACCTTTTGTTATCAGCAGTGGGTCCCCAGAAAACAAGTATCAACAGTTTGGCTGCTAGTCTGTTTTTTGTTCCATCAACACTAGCAGTTTAACTGTTTTCAGCACTGAATCAGAGGGAATCACTTCTGACAGCTGTTTGCAGCAAGGATCAATTCCCTAGTACAGACGGGATTAAAGCAGACATAAAAATGTACGTCAGCATGCAAGATAGAGAGGTGTGCACATGTACAATTGTTCTTACTGCAGCCTTGCTATTTTCAGTGGACATTAAATCAATGGAATATCTGAGCCCACTATTTTCCTGGCAAGTTTTCAGTAGTTATTTTAAATTCCATAATGTGTATCACAacctctgtttttctttttaacaattTCAGTGCTAAACGCACATCAATTTCTTAAATTAATAGGGATATTTACAGTGTTGGCAACTCTTGTGATTTCAGCTCAAGTTTCACCATATTTGGCTTTAAGCCTGAGATTTTTTTCAGCCTTCACGTAAGAAAAAAGTAAGTTTTTAGTCCTCATGGTTGttcaaaaaagtttgaaaacatgaaccacAAAGGTTCAATAATCCGACAGCAAATAAAAACAAGCATTTTaatccaatctcatgatttttggggcctgactcatgactgTTGAATGCTATGGGCTGGCAACACCATATTTGTTTTTCAGAGGACAAATCATTAAGCTGCGGTAGTACCAAAGTCATGTACTGGTGTCCAATATTCACATTCCAAGGACACTGCCTGGCCAAATTTAGGTGttgtaaaaattaattttaaaaagcttatgaTGCATTCATGATTTTTGTAATCTAACTGAAGCagctttattttaagcatttcccTGCAATGCCCACAATTGAAACATTGCAGCACTATGCTACTGCAAGAGAGCCAGAAAGTGAGAGTGATTTGAAACTGATTAGAATAAAAAGCAAAACTGACTACAGTAATATATTTTCATTGTTGGAACAGTGAAATGCACAGAGTAAGCAAGGTTGTACTGGAAGGTGCTATACTAGGGCCAAAGGGATTAGAGCAGACAACATGAGAAGTAGAAAGTAATATGTATGGTTTTAATCAGTATTATTGGTAACATGGGTTAggaaatttgtttatttttatttatacagcaccaaaCATCTGCTAGGCTCTTCAGGGCTTGATCCTCCTGAACACACTCCACTCCCATTGACATAGGTAGTCAACACCTTGCAGGACGGAGCCCTTACAGACAGTgggactgattctgatctcatgtacACGAGAGAGTATAAGGAGTTATTCCATTGGTCTCAATGGAGAAAAACCAGTGAGCGATCAGAATCATGCCTAATGAGTATTAATTGGTCCATGTCATTTGAACATTAACACTTTCTTTTCTCAAAGGAGTTGCTAGGTTGGAAATTTACAGTATGTCTACTCTACAGCTGGGAGTGTACATCCCAGACAGGGTAGATAACACATGCTAGTTcagctcaagctagcatgcttaAAAATGGCAGTGTGGACAATGCAGCACAGGTGATGGCACAGGCTAGTCACCCGATTAcaagcccaccccaccccctgggtCTGTGTTCAGGTGGCTAGTCCGTGCTACTGCCCATGCTGCAAAATCCACAGTTATTGTTAGAGTGCTAGCTCAACACAATTGGTCTGTGTCTGTCTACCCTGGCTGGAAGCCaccccccagctgcagtgtagacatacccttacttacTGTGACTGAGAGTATGGTATTGCAGTGGGTGCTTCTATGGCAATGTATTTTGCTTTTCTCTGGATTTAAGGAGCCAGGTTCTCCTCTCATTTATATTAGTATGAATCAAGTGgaattacaccaatgtaaaaccaGTATCAGTGAGTAGCGATCTGGGCCCAAGAAGCCTACCTATGAGCACATGGCACAGCACTGTTTACAATAAGAGATTTCAGTTCTTTGCATCATAGGCTAACACAACATTATCATTGTAATTTGTTACCCGTTTGTctgtcccctgctttctgagtgAAATCCTATCACTCAGTCAGCTGGAACAAACTCCTCACAAATAATGAGAAAGTAACTGAAATCTCAGGAAGAAAAGAATTATAAGCCAGACCCTTTTTCATCATCTGCAGATCCAGAGGGCCCTGATGCAGCCACAGGATTTCTGGAACCTACCCAATCATTCACATCCAGCTCTGCTTGGACTCCTGTGTCCCAATGAGAGTGAGGctaaatttttcaaccaaaacttcttaggtgaaaaatgcagattggtgacactgaaacatttcacaattttgtgtcaattttgccaaattgttttggtaaaaaaaaaaattctgaaaaaaatagaaatgttttgttttagcattttcaaaatgtagcattttgatttttcaatacaaaatgactttttgttttgagattttcctttaatttattttttaaaatctaaaaacattagaaaatgttccaaatctaaacaaaacattttgtttcaggtcaggGAAACATCTGCTTGACCCCAAACAAATTTTTGTGCTGACTTTTTGGAATTGGTAGTGAAccgaaaaatccattattcagaCCTCTCTCGTCCCGATTTTATGGTAGGGCTAGCGGATCCATCTCTACTCAGATTCACCAACCACTGTACCCCACAGAGCTGGGACACACAAGCCAGGACTATTTCCCCCCTCCTGCCTCTCCTCCACCAGGATCCCCCTCTGCCAAGCTTGGCTATTTTGGTGCTCAAGATTTTAGACTGTGGTCAGTGATAAGTTCACACATTACATTAACCCTCTATTTTGACTCCCTACAATAGGGATGGTCTGGCAAACCCACATAGGGCCTATATATCTGATTTTAGGGACACGAGTCACAACAATATCCTTTTAAAATCCAGATGCACTGCTATAGGCTCCGGTAGCACAGGCATGGAATCAGTCTCACTATACATTACATTATTATCCTCTGACCAGTGGCCTGTTAAATCACTCTGGGGACTCAGCCCAGTTCCCAGTGTGCCACACTGGGGCAAAACCTACCATCATACCCTTGTTGGAAATCTCAGGAGAGAGCCCAAGGACTGAGCAGGCATGGAGACTCAGTCTAGTTATGGAAGGGATTCCCTCCAGGTCAGGGATGAGAGGAGCTGCCCCTCTTCCAAGGACTTCAAATGGACTTCTCCAGAGTGCTCTTCAAAAACATTAAGTCACCTGGTTTTTTTATAGGTGCTtagtttttgtttagtttttagtTGCTGGAACTATTTACAAAATGAACAGCAAACTAAAGGCTAAACTCAGAACTGGAGGGGACTGTGACTGGAGCTGTTCTGCTGTGCTCACTCCTCTTTAACTGACTAACCCTTGTGTTCGAATCCCCAGCCCTGGCATGTGCTGCAGCCGTTCATCAGTTCCCAAGCCCCAGCACTGACTACCTCTGCTGTGGCAACTACACCCAGTGttcactttaattaaaaaaaaaaacaacaactgcatGATGTCAGTGCTGGCTGCCACGCTGAGAAAGCCAACGACAAGGCAGAGCTTGCACAAAGAGGCCACTTTCCCTCGCCCCGCCTCCTCTGCTAAACAAACTGATAAAAACAAGGCACCAAGGCTGTTGTCGAGATGACGAGGCCTCAAGAATACACAGGTGTTACCCTTGGGACAATGAGCTTCACAGTCCAATTCTGGTCAAAACAATCTCCCACTCAGTTACAGAGAAAGGGAGGAAATTGTGAGAGTAACTCAGAGTCAAGGGGGAAAGGGCAAGACTGATGGGGCACGTAGAAAAGAGCTGCTGAGGTTATGCGGGCACATGTCTTTGCCCTCAACTTTATACCCTATCCTGTTATTGAAGCCAGTATGCCTGCAAGACTTGCCCCTTCTTAATCCTGCTTTCCTCACCCTTGCACCTCAACTTATTTTTATGTGATTGCACCTGTGATGCTTCACAGGTACTGAGCTAGGACAAGGAAATTTGGGGCTAGTCTTTTTCTCTAAGCAACTTTGGGGCAatgggcaggggtgctggaacaatttttatagtgggggtactGATGATGAAAACCAGGCATTTGaggtttgttattactacttgaagctgggggtgtggcagcacccccagttcctgCACCCCTGGCAATGAGAATCTAattcatttcccctctctcccctcccttatCCCGCAAACATAGTAACACTACTGCAGGCTAGCTAGCCAAATCAATCACCCATGGGCAGCTGTGTATCTGTCACTACTGATCACCCTACTGTAGACTTGTGCTGGGTGCTTTACTTGGAGCAAGATGCCAAAGGACTCCTTAAGACAATGCACAGTAGGGTTTAGAAacccttctcctcccaccaccatCATTCATTGCTTCTTTTATTTGTTCTCCTCCTCGTGTTTATGCATTTGTTTTCTCCAACAGACTATGTAGTTAGTCCACTTGTCCAGACTGTGGTTAGGCCAAGCCCAGACAGCCATGTCTTCTGAGCGATGGATCAGGTAATCTCCTGCCTATTCAGTTTGTACAACATGTTATCCTTAAATCAAAAGAAGGGAAGTATGTCCAGGGGCCAGATGTGCACCTTACCCAAGAGAATGAGCAGGATTCCTCCCAGCTGGGAACGCCGGTACTTGGCAGCTCCGGGCTCATGGCCCATCCGAATACAAGGCAGAACAGTCAGCAGCAAGAGAACAGCAGGGAGGCCCAGCACTGTGGCAGCAATCATCAGTGCTCGGCATGCCTGGACATAGCCTGTTGACAAGGACAGGAAGCAGAGTCTCgattaataaacaaaaacaacaggAGGAGATATTCAGCCAAACACTCCTATATAACTAACTACCTAACTACCAAgaagctggggagcagaggagagGACAGCAAGGGAAGAATTTGGTGTGGGAGGAATTTTCCTAGGTTCCCAATCCCTAACACAGAAATGACCTGCTTAACAGCAGAAATTTAAAATGGAGGTTCTCAGACAGTGGTCCATGGTCCACACCACAAAACCCATCCGGGTGGTCTGCAAAATGAGCGCATTCAGGGTCATTTACATTCTTATAACTTAGGGATATAAAACCACCCCGACATAGCTGAGATATGGGACAAAACCCAATAGATCCTGAAGGGAGCATCAAGTAAGGAAATGATCAACTCTGTAACATCAAAcctctttctcataaacctatggtaGCCTCTCCTAGGAGGTATCTAGGGGGTTTGGACTTCCAGCAGTGAGGACGGGCACTGACCCCCCACCAAATCAATGGAACTTCAGTGATAGCTCCACTCTGTACTTCACTGTATAATATTCCAGTGCTGTTGAAGCCCCCCAAACACAGTGGAGGAAAACGTCCAGAGGCTTTGATCAGCCGGTCTAGATCAGGGATTGAGAGATGGGCACCAGTTCTAACAAATAGGAATTCCACAAATCCCTAAGGCCAATATGGATATCAAGGGATTCAAAGGTTTAATAGGCTGAACCCCCTGTCACTTCAGTGGGCAGGTAAACCATGTCCTCTACTGAGCTTCCTGTCACCTATGCAACAACAGCCTAACACAAGACAGCAGGAGATTACAGAGCTCTTGTGAATGTAAGCATCCCAGGACATGGCACTTGTCATTTATATTTGTCTGTGAAGTGCCATATGCTCCTATTATAACTAACGGAGCAATTACATACATAATAATAATGCTAAAATTTGCTTTTGTTAAAAGGGTCACCTTTTGGCTTTGGTACAAAGTTTGTTCCTATTGTTGGGAAGTCTCCTATGCTCCGGACACAGTCTTAATGGGATAGGGAGGTTCTAGGGGAAATGCACATATACTCCCAGCTCCCATTCCTATCCTGTCCAACAGAAGGAAATGACAGCACTGCTATAGGAGAGAGGATTCATGAGTTCAGGAACTCTGATTATACCACACAGTATATCTGCAAACAGTGCCTTGAATCAAGAGTCACAGAATTAATTATCATGCAGATGAGAAACCAGGGTTCAAGCATTTTCCTCTTCTTGGACATGTAGATTCTGTGTACGTTTGAACATCTGCTTGAAAACAAACTCTTTAAAAAGTGCATGGTAAATGAGACTGAAAAGCCCTGTGTGATTTCAGTAGAATCGATCCCAGttaaacatacatacacacacattcattttAAATCCTTTCAACTCATTCAGTAAGAGGTACCGTGTGGATTTCAGCTACTAGACAAATCAGGATAAATTAGTCCCTGATATATACCCACTGGTATTTAAGAAGTTACTGCAAAAGAAGTATTTTGGTCTATGAAGTATATGTTATTTTTGTTGAAAAGGGGcattgttttctgctgctgctgctaaaagATTTATTTACCTATAAATGAAAGTTTAATTGTACAACTTTTTTTCTTCAAGGCAGGGGTTTTCTTAGTGTCTTCTACAGCAGCAAGCATATTGGCAGTTTGGCACTATACTAGCAATAAACAAGAAGGAAAATTTACTAAAAACTAAGGCAcaggaaaataaacagaaatataaGCTGAGTCTAATTAGTTACTATGGTGGTGGACACTACAAGAAACCCTGTGATCAACAAAATTTAGTGCTCTGCAACATTGACTGACTGACAATATCTGAAACAAATCCAGAGCCTTTCCACCTTCACTGAAACTCTCTTCAGagcaccttttaaaaatgtgaacaaataAGGAAAAACAATTCACTGAAAAGTGGCTGGcagacctcctcctccccctccagaaTTGTAGGGAGGAGGTGTCTGAGAGTAGCTACACACAATCCAGCCAAAGTCACAGAACAACAAAGAAGTGTTACAAAATTGATGGTGATGGAAATGGATAACGCTACCAGCTAGCTAAACTATTTACAGATGCCAAGATTGTACGAAGAATCCATATGCTGAGGTCCAGAAGTTTGGTTAGTTAGCACAAAGGGACATATTCAAACTTAGTGACACATCATGTTTAAGTTGGACTTTAGTGTGAAATTAGTTTAGCAAATTACACAATTAGCAAATATCAACAGTAATTAAATATAGCAAATAGGCATAACTATAATTAAAAGTTCAATATTGTATAGTCTTAATAGGAGCAGAAAGCACTTGAATATCAAGACTTAGTCTTCTAAATTAAAATCAGTCGTTAATAATCTAGTATTAAAATTAATTATACTCATCAATATGTTAATACAGTAGATCTATATTTGTAAGAGcagcctatttatttatttatttaaaaaactttagTTTTTGACTTCagataataaaattaatagaaaTAATTGTATAATTCAAAACTCTAGGCCATATCCTATTATTATAATGTATTGTTTGTATGGCAGTAGCACTCAGAAGACTCAGTTATAGaccacgagagagagagagaattagtgTATCAAGAATGATAGCaaataagaataaaaaataaaatagatcatTGACAGTGTAATAAAATAGAACCATACCTAAGacataattaaaatattaacCATAATCTATCTTTAATATTAGCTGTAACTATAGGATGGTATCAATCTAATAGAATTTTGAATTCTATGTGTATTATAATTAGTGGGTGAGATCCTGCActgttgaaatcaattggagttttgccatggtCTCACTCTGGAGCAGGACTTGTCCCTTCATCTCTGTATCAAAAGGGAGACAACGAGGAGCCCATACCTGGCAATATGAGGATGTCCACTAGTGGCTTGCAGTGATAGAGCCCTGTTGCCATGACACAATCTGCCCACAGCCCTTTGGATCCCAGCTCGTCCATCTTCCTGCAAGTGGTGATGGTGTAGCCACAAGTCACGACCCACTCATTGGTGGCTGTTGTCACGATCACACCAATCCAGCCGACAAAACTAGAGACAAATCCAACTAGGTGCAAGCAGGTGGCAACCATGTTAAGCTGTCAAGCCAGGCAGCTGAAAGGAAAAGCACAAAAAGTAAAGAGTAAAGGGGATGACTGAGCTTTGTAAGCTGGAGCAGCCTTGATGCTGAAGAAAACAAGTGCTGGGACCTGCCCTAAGCTGTCAGCAGGTAGCACTGGAGTTTGGTGTAAGCAGATCCTGAGTGGTGCTCTAGTGGCAGGGATGCCTCTGATCAGTTCAGCTTCTGGGAGTGGTTGGAACTCCTGCCAGCCCCACTGACAGAGAGGGGAGGAGTAACACAGGGAGCCCTACTTCTTCCAGCTAATCAAGGAGCTGAAAAACAAActagccaatcagagtgcaggaaggggtggagaagAGAAGGGTACAGAAATGTAGACTTATCCCATTCCTATTACCTTCCCTTGGGGGTCCTATGTTCTTGTCAGAGAACTAAACCCATCAGAATGTAATAGAGTTGAGTGTGGCTTTGCATTTGTATAAATACATTCTCTCTCGCGCGCACGCTAACTGAACTAATAAAAGGAAAGGCCagagctttaataaaaaaaaatcaaatagttGGACTATTGGAAATGCAGAAGAAAGTGGAGGTTAAGCAACATTGTGGGGCTGACTACAGGGCATCACACTAAGACACTCCCAGTGGaatggagtggggagggagggaatagaGCCGGTAGATAAAGTTACTGGAAAGAAGAAATTGATCTTCTTACTAAAACAGAAGCTGTCTGTAGTAAGCAGCCTAGTGAAGATCAGTCATATTTTCCTTGGGATCTTTTGTGATGCCTTCTCTGTAGATGGAAAGAAAGAACAGACAAGTTCCTGCACTACCTctactgtgcctcagttctcaaaGTACTTTGTAATTCAGACTCAAAATGACTCACTGATCCACTGTACAGCATCTTATTATTTCTGCTTCTGAATCATGAGACCCAGAATAACGGATTATCCTCTCATAATTACTTAAGTTTGTACGTTTCAGGTTATTTATTCTGTAAAGAGAGGagcaatacatttttttaatgtcaaagaaataaaaattcacTTTTCCTTCTTAGTCTGAACCAGGGTAAAGAAGGGTTGAGAGAGACAGGAGATCTTCCTATTCTTATACTTATTTGCAAAAAAGCATAAAGTATTTCCAGTTCCAGCAGAGTTCTAGCAAAATTGTATAGTGCTGCAGTATCCAATGTTTGGAATCTGTCAAAGAGAAGATTTGAGTGTAATCGCAATGCTTTGGGTCTGTACAAATAAAATGTGCCTGTGGAGACCACTAGTGGAATTCTTTTACCATTGCACTTTGTAAGCGAAGAATCTAATGTGAAGTAAGGTTACATCAAATGCTTTCTCCTCTTAATTTGTGTTTAGAGCTGTTAAAGGAAAGCATTGGAAGCTGCTCCCTACCATTAAGATACTGACAATAAATAGCAGCTGCTCATCACAGTCATTCCAGTGGAGAAATCAGATTCATCTAATGAATTCAGATTGATCAGAGCAGGTCTTACTTGGCACATAGTTTGTTAAAGTGTGAGAAATCATGCCCCGTGgctataaaaagagatgaactagTCAACTTCTAACAAGAATCTCACCTCCAAATTCTTCATTTTTCAAATCTTAGAAATAAGTATAAAGAGAGAAAACATGAATTTGATAATTCATAAAGGTTTTCCCTGTCAGATATAGTtatttttcagctttgaaaaataTTAGAACTTCAAGTCTTCTTCTAAAAGTTCTTTCAGCCCTACACCTCAGCAAATGAACTACACAAAAGCACAAGAACTAACAAGACACATGCTAACCTTCCCCTGTCAGTCACTTTACTTTTTATTGAATCCCAGCTCCTATTTGTATGTTATTTAGATTTAAAGCTCATTGGGTCAGGGGCTTTGTCTGTAAAACAGCTGCTAGCACATTGTGGATACTATATAAACAATAATATAAGGTTCAGAATGAGGGGGGCTtagtaaaaatacatattttgcgGTATGTTTAAATTAACAAAGCTGTTGCATATGGATTTCTGTGTTGTTTAGTTTGACATGGCTAAGTATGAATTCTTGTTTGTATGCTGTCCAGAATTTGTGGTagatttaataaaaaattaaggaTTTGAGAAAAAAATGTTGGTTACAAAGGAGTCAGAGCACAAGAAGACCACACCTTCTAAAAGAAATCCTTGTGTGGTGGTGGTCTCTTTATTAGATGGGACTTGTGAAACTACAGGAAAATTAACCTGAAAACTATAGACTTCAATTAAAACATGCATAGGTTTCCTTGATCTGTTATGAAAGTAAGTAAACTCTAAAAAATGGAAAGTCACATTAGGAGATGAGCAGCCCAGAATTGCagacaataataaaaatacagctttataccctgatcctgcaaaagctTCAGTGAGTAGACCCATGAGTACTCATGGTAGGAACTGCACGTtagtaaatatttgcaggatatgGTCCTTAGTGTGTATATAGCCTTCCTGGTATGAGTAGTTGTCATTTCTGAGACTACTGTTGCCAGTGGTCACCTTGCTGAGAAAGGCTGGTAATATGGAAGCTTCAGTGACCAACACGTTTCTGACTCAATAGCTAACAGGATTAATTTCTCTGGATTTTTGCCCTTCCTATTTAGTTTCCCAGGGCTGTCTTTAAATTCTCCTAAAGTGTGTTAAAAGGTAGGAGATACCAAAGACATTTTTTATAGGACatccttttaatttcttttgagATCGTAAAGAAATGATAACATACTTCCCGTTCTAAAGTAGCTTTCACATAGACAAGGCTCTGGCATTGAAACACTTATTATGTGTATTATGACCTAGAGTCCCCAGCTGAGATCCGTGTCTCATTGCACTAGACACCATATAAatgcatagtaagagacagtccatcTTGGAAGAATTTACCATCTAATTAGAcaaagacaaaggatgggagggaaaagagtcagagaggtgaagtgacttgcccacagtcacatagCAGGTCATTGGCACAGCCATGGGTAGAACCCAGATCTGATACTATTCCAGGTCCATAACATAGTCCCTTATTGGGTGCAGCACAAACCTGCTTTTATAAGAAGCAGCTGCAGGTTACCATATGCAGATCTCTAAAGATTTTGACAAGACAATCTTCTGTAGCTATTAACATCCCTTCATTTACTCCCATTGATAGAAGAGCATGATGCAAGATAACTAGGAGTCCTTTCAGAGGATAGAATGATCTCTTACGTGGAGAAAGCAGGAAAATTCTATGGAATCCTGCAAAACATTCCTTCAAAGGAAGATACATTAGTTAGCCAAAAGACCTAGTGCTCCAAGAAACACTGTGTCCATCTTCTACCTACTTCCTGCCTGGGTGTGGGGAAAACTGCCCCGAGCTCCTTCCCTCAATCACTCTGCAACTGCTCCAGGGCAGCCACAGCATCTATGGAAATGTCAAGATATTATTTTGGCCATTGAAGAGAGCTCATAACTAACCCAGGAATACAACAGAAACATATTGAGCATTACTATTGAAACATTGATGAAAAGTAGGTTGACTGGCTTTGGGGTTTAAAAACCAAAAGCAAAAGCATACAACAGGTATATTGACTGCTCACAAGATGCAAAAACACAAAcctagt
This region of Chrysemys picta bellii isolate R12L10 chromosome 9, ASM1138683v2, whole genome shotgun sequence genomic DNA includes:
- the CLDN11 gene encoding claudin-11; the protein is MVATCLHLVGFVSSFVGWIGVIVTTATNEWVVTCGYTITTCRKMDELGSKGLWADCVMATGLYHCKPLVDILILPGYVQACRALMIAATVLGLPAVLLLLTVLPCIRMGHEPGAAKYRRSQLGGILLILLALCGIVATIWFPVSAHRETTIVSFGYSLYTGWIGSALCLFGGSVIVCCSGDAQSFGENRFYYASGSSSPTHAKSAHV